A genomic region of Vitis vinifera cultivar Pinot Noir 40024 chromosome 7, ASM3070453v1 contains the following coding sequences:
- the LOC100854704 gene encoding RGG repeats nuclear RNA binding protein A isoform X2, with translation MSIINPFALLGDEEDDDVSTLVAHVASKAGAAAAVPRSLPPSVKKAEEPKFPVKQTDSGRGERGRGRGGRGRGSGRNGLDGNGIDQSGNKRADGFQRSYGGSNGYQRSSGGSNGYQNNNDEVGGNQRNYGGANGYQRNRGTGNGYQRNHGRDSYGNAVDERRHGGGGGERVLNENHEPEDSNQIKIENEQIKSQGQNDDDDGGWEQVNKYHGKGYGRGSQSFKDGEKTFRNGNRTGGDKRGYGGGNNGFRSGEGQFNGRHEELNHEKRDMLNNFEKEGDLSKKEEGDSHETKEGNHGNKEHEINDNNNSGGPEGNITVTTEVSNGAEPGQGKLAPETRKDADERKRAAVERPNQMTLGEYEKQLLEKRKNLPALQKTEGKRVIVDKEFESMQRIDKRKEDSLFIKLTENDKLKRNSSFDKEEKVHKAISIDEFLKPAEGGRRPPRRRWREEREREKARPEEEIQADSVEAAPAPAPAPAPAPCIEDQFQFPVLGGALKH, from the exons ATGTCGATCATCAACCCGTTCGCTCTCTTGGGCGACGAGGAGGACGACGATGTCTCCACCCTCGTCGCCCACGTCGCCTCCAAGGCTGGTGCTGCGGCCGCCGTCCCCCGGTCACTGCCGCCGTCGGTGAAGAAGGCGGAGGAGCCGAAGTTTCCGGTGAAGCAGACTGATTCTG GGAGAGGTGAAAGGGGCCGAGGAAGAGGAGGCCGTGGTCGTGGTTCAGGAAGGAATGGTCTGGATGGGAATGGCATTGACCAATCTGGGAACAAGCGTGCTGATGGTTTTCAAAGGAGCTATGGAGGATCTAATGGTTATCAGCGGAGTTCTGGTGGATCTAATGGTTATCAGAATAATAATGATGAGGTTGGTGGCAATCAGAGGAATTACGGGGGTGCAAATGGTTATCAGAGGAACCGTGGAACTGGAAATGGTTATCAGCGGAATCACGGGAGGGATTCTTATGGAAATGCTGTTGATGAAAGGAGGCATGGTGGGGGTGGCGGAGAAAGAGTATTGAATGAAAATCATGAGCCTGAGGATAGtaatcaaatcaaaattgaaaatgaacAGATTAAAAGCCAAGgacaaaatgatgatgatgatggtggttGGGAACAGGTGAATAAGTATCATGGTAAAGGATATGGAAGAGGGAGCCAATCCTTCAAAGATGGTGAGAAAACGTTTAGAAATGGGAATCGGACTGGTGGTGATAAAAGAGGATATGGCGGGGGAAATAACGGATTCAGGAGTGGAGAGGGTCAGTTTAATGGTAGACATGAAGAACTGAATCATGAAAAACGTGACATGTTGAATAACTTTGAAAAGGAGGGTGACCTCTCCAAAAAAGAGGAAGGCGATAGCCATGAAACAAAGGAGGGCAATCATGGTAATAAAGAGCATGAAATCAATGACAATAACAACAGTGGTGGGCCTGAAGG GAATATAACTGTGACTACTGAAGTATCCAACGGTGCTGAGCCTGGACAGGGAAAACTTGCACCAGAAACAAGAAAGGATGCAGATGAAAGAAAAAGGGCTGCAGTGGAAAGACCAAAT CAAATGACTTTGGGAGAATATGAGAAGCAGCTTCTTGAAAAGAGGAAAAACTTGCCAGCCCTACAAAAAACCGAGGGAAAAAGAGTCATTGTTGACAAGGAATTTGAATCGATGCAACGAATAGACAAGAGGAAAGAGGACAGCCTTTTCATCAAGCTG ACTGAGAATGACAAGCTTAAAAGGAATAGTAGCTTTGACAAGGAAGAGAAAGTTCATAAG GCTATAAGCATTGATGAATTTCTGAAACCAGCTGAAGGTGGGAGGCGGCCACCAAGGAGACGATGGCGTgaagagagggagagggagaagGCTAGGCCTGAGGAAGAAATCCAGGCAGATTCGGTGGAGGCTGCCCCTGCTCCTGCACCTGCACCTGCACCTGCACCTTGCATTGAAGATCAATTCCAGTTTCCGGTGCTTGGAGGAGCTCTGAAGCACTAA
- the LOC100250319 gene encoding uncharacterized protein LOC100250319, with product MAVFVRSKRVTDPLDDRVKARIVGRGSVPVSSGSSSDAGEESPCLSDLVYGFLEDCAEAQPSEMELGSENDDDDTSPFDPTEVVASLLYPKANVDRYRTLLFSHVSKAVGSLSCPRSNKAAIRRNVAAVLRDLGHNAAVCRTKWDGSGGLTAGNHEFIDVLRSEKRYIVDLDFAGEFEIARPTDQYKRLIQTLPRVFIGKSEDLKKIVKLTCDAAKRSLKSRGLHLPPWRKNRYMQNKWFGPCRRTATPSPPLAPASTEFTVKCRSVGFDAVSDGRFFVRTR from the coding sequence ATGGCAGTGTTCGTGAGATCGAAGCGAGTCACTGACCCGCTCGATGATAGAGTGAAAGCGCGAATCGTCGGCCGTGGCTCAGTCCCCGTCAGCAGCGGCAGTAGCAGCGACGCCGGGGAAGAGTCGCCGTGCCTCTCCGATCTCGTCTACGGCTTCCTTGAGGACTGCGCCGAAGCTCAACCGTCCGAGATGGAATTGGGTTCCGAGAACGACGATGACGACACTTCGCCGTTCGATCCCACAGAGGTGGTTGCGTCTCTGCTTTATCCGAAGGCCAATGTCGATCGGTACCGTACATTGCTTTTCTCGCATGTCTCCAAGGCCGTGGGTTCGCTCTCGTGTCCGAGATCAAACAAGGCGGCGATCCGGCGGAATGTCGCCGCGGTGCTCAGAGATCTCGGCCACAATGCGGCGGTGTGCCGCACCAAATGGGACGGCTCGGGCGGGCTCACCGCCGGGAACCACGAGTTTATCGACGTCCTCAGATCGGAGAAACGCTACATCGTGGACCTCGACTTCGCCGGCGAGTTCGAGATCGCAAGACCGACCGATCAGTACAAGCGTCTCATCCAAACACTGCCTAGGGTTTTCATCGGTAAAAGCGAGGACTTAAAGAAGATCGTGAAGCTAACGTGCGACGCGGCTAAGAGATCGCTGAAGAGCAGAGGGCTTCACCTGCCACCCTGGAGGAAGAATCGATACATGCAGAACAAGTGGTTCGGGCCTTGCCGGCGTACCGCCACACCAAGCCCGCCACTGGCGCCGGCATCGACGGAGTTCACTGTGAAATGCCGGTCAGTGGGGTTCGACGCCGTTTCGGACGGCCGTTTCTTTGTGCGTACAAGATGA
- the LOC100854704 gene encoding RGG repeats nuclear RNA binding protein B isoform X1 translates to MSIINPFALLGDEEDDDVSTLVAHVASKAGAAAAVPRSLPPSVKKAEEPKFPVKQTDSGRGERGRGRGGRGRGSGRNGLDGNGIDQSGNKRADGFQRSYGGSNGYQRSSGGSNGYQNNNDEVGGNQRNYGGANGYQRNRGTGNGYQRNHGRDSYGNAVDERRHGGGGGERVLNENHEPEDSNQIKIENEQIKSQGQNDDDDGGWEQVNKYHGKGYGRGSQSFKDGEKTFRNGNRTGGDKRGYGGGNNGFRSGEGQFNGRHEELNHEKRDMLNNFEKEGDLSKKEEGDSHETKEGNHGNKEHEINDNNNSGGPEGNITVTTEVSNGAEPGQGKLAPETRKDADERKRAAVERPNQMTLGEYEKQLLEKRKNLPALQKTEGKRVIVDKEFESMQRIDKRKEDSLFIKLKTENDKLKRNSSFDKEEKVHKAISIDEFLKPAEGGRRPPRRRWREEREREKARPEEEIQADSVEAAPAPAPAPAPAPCIEDQFQFPVLGGALKH, encoded by the exons ATGTCGATCATCAACCCGTTCGCTCTCTTGGGCGACGAGGAGGACGACGATGTCTCCACCCTCGTCGCCCACGTCGCCTCCAAGGCTGGTGCTGCGGCCGCCGTCCCCCGGTCACTGCCGCCGTCGGTGAAGAAGGCGGAGGAGCCGAAGTTTCCGGTGAAGCAGACTGATTCTG GGAGAGGTGAAAGGGGCCGAGGAAGAGGAGGCCGTGGTCGTGGTTCAGGAAGGAATGGTCTGGATGGGAATGGCATTGACCAATCTGGGAACAAGCGTGCTGATGGTTTTCAAAGGAGCTATGGAGGATCTAATGGTTATCAGCGGAGTTCTGGTGGATCTAATGGTTATCAGAATAATAATGATGAGGTTGGTGGCAATCAGAGGAATTACGGGGGTGCAAATGGTTATCAGAGGAACCGTGGAACTGGAAATGGTTATCAGCGGAATCACGGGAGGGATTCTTATGGAAATGCTGTTGATGAAAGGAGGCATGGTGGGGGTGGCGGAGAAAGAGTATTGAATGAAAATCATGAGCCTGAGGATAGtaatcaaatcaaaattgaaaatgaacAGATTAAAAGCCAAGgacaaaatgatgatgatgatggtggttGGGAACAGGTGAATAAGTATCATGGTAAAGGATATGGAAGAGGGAGCCAATCCTTCAAAGATGGTGAGAAAACGTTTAGAAATGGGAATCGGACTGGTGGTGATAAAAGAGGATATGGCGGGGGAAATAACGGATTCAGGAGTGGAGAGGGTCAGTTTAATGGTAGACATGAAGAACTGAATCATGAAAAACGTGACATGTTGAATAACTTTGAAAAGGAGGGTGACCTCTCCAAAAAAGAGGAAGGCGATAGCCATGAAACAAAGGAGGGCAATCATGGTAATAAAGAGCATGAAATCAATGACAATAACAACAGTGGTGGGCCTGAAGG GAATATAACTGTGACTACTGAAGTATCCAACGGTGCTGAGCCTGGACAGGGAAAACTTGCACCAGAAACAAGAAAGGATGCAGATGAAAGAAAAAGGGCTGCAGTGGAAAGACCAAAT CAAATGACTTTGGGAGAATATGAGAAGCAGCTTCTTGAAAAGAGGAAAAACTTGCCAGCCCTACAAAAAACCGAGGGAAAAAGAGTCATTGTTGACAAGGAATTTGAATCGATGCAACGAATAGACAAGAGGAAAGAGGACAGCCTTTTCATCAAGCTG AAGACTGAGAATGACAAGCTTAAAAGGAATAGTAGCTTTGACAAGGAAGAGAAAGTTCATAAG GCTATAAGCATTGATGAATTTCTGAAACCAGCTGAAGGTGGGAGGCGGCCACCAAGGAGACGATGGCGTgaagagagggagagggagaagGCTAGGCCTGAGGAAGAAATCCAGGCAGATTCGGTGGAGGCTGCCCCTGCTCCTGCACCTGCACCTGCACCTGCACCTTGCATTGAAGATCAATTCCAGTTTCCGGTGCTTGGAGGAGCTCTGAAGCACTAA
- the LOC100245195 gene encoding protein NUCLEAR FUSION DEFECTIVE 4 — MMVGGGGSGHWAEVRALTLDVLAGRWFMAFASILVMFVASGANSTFGLYSNAIKSSLGYDQTTLNLLSFFKDLGANVGILAGLINEVTPPWVVLSISAAMNFFGYFMIWLAVTGKIRHPQLWHMCLYILIGSNSQSFATTGALVTCVKNFPESRGPVLGILKGYQGGLSAAIITQLFHALYANDTKALILLVAWLPAAISLPFLRIIRIMKPVRQMNELHVFYKFLYISLVLAGALMILIILDKQLHFNQMEFGFSASLVFSLLFLPVVVVIKEELNLRTIKKQAVNEPSQQQPSALRMEPKRVSWLSDVFRSPERGEDYTILQALFSIDMCLIFLTTICGLGGTLTAVDNLGQIGTSLGYSTRSLSTFISLMSIWNYLGRVFSGFVSEIILTKYKVPRPVLLSLIQLLSCVGYLLMAFNLKNSIYIAWIIVGFCLGAQWPLLFAIISEIFGLKYYSTLFNFSSVASPIGSYLLNVRVTGHLYDQEARRQMAVLGIQRKPGEDLNCSGVECFKLAFIIITAVTFFGSLVSFVLVLRTREFYKSDIYNKFRPDEAEAVEMEMAVAGNVVSGSSAVKG, encoded by the coding sequence ATGATGGTTGGTGGTGGTGGTAGTGGTCATTGGGCTGAGGTCCGGGCCCTAACCCTAGATGTCCTCGCCGGCCGGTGGTTCATGGCGTTTGCATCCATCCTTGTCATGTTCGTGGCCTCGGGTGCAAACTCCACGTTCGGCCTCTATTCAAACGCCATCAAGTCCTCTCTCGGTTACGATCAGACCACACTCAACTTGCTCAGCTTCTTCAAGGACTTGGGCGCCAACGTCGGCATCCTCGCCGGCCTCATCAACGAGGTCACGCCACCGTGGGTAGTCCTCTCAATCAGCGCAGCCATGAACTTTTTCGGCTACTTCATGATCTGGCTTGCAGTCACTGGAAAAATTCGTCATCCCCAGCTCTGGCACATGTGCCTCTACATACTCATCGGCTCCAATTCTCAGTCCTTCGCCACAACCGGAGCCCTCGTCACCTGTGTGAAAAACTTCCCGGAAAGCCGCGGCCCGGTTCTCGGGATCCTGAAAGGGTACCAAGGAGGTCTAAGTGCTGCTATCATCACCCAACTCTTCCATGCCTTGTATGCCAACgacacaaaggctctaatctTACTTGTAGCTTGGCTTCCTGCTGCTATCTCCCTCCCATTTCTCCGGATCATTCGGATAATGAAGCCCGTTCGCCAGATGAACGAGCTCCATGTCTTCTACAAGTTCCTCTACATTTCTCTCGTTCTCGCGGGTGCTCTCATGATCCTAATCATACTCGATAAACAGCTTCATTTCAACCAGATGGAGTTCGGTTTTAGCGCCTCCTTggttttttcccttctttttctcCCCGTTGTTGTTGTTATCAAGGAAGAACTCAATCTCAGGACAATCAAGAAACAGGCCGTAAATGAGCCTTCACAACAGCAACCATCCGCGCTAAGAATGGAGCCAAAGCGAGTTTCTTGGCTCTCAGACGTGTTCCGCTCGCCGGAAAGAGGCGAGGACTACACCATACTTCAAGCTCTTTTCAGTATAGACATGTGTCTTATATTCCTAACTACAATCTGCGGTCTTGGAGGGACTTTAACGGCTGTTGACAACTTGGGACAGATCGGTACTTCGCTTGGGTACTCCACTCGAAGCCTGAGCACATTCATTTCGCTGATGAGCATATGGAACTATCTGGGAAGAGTATTTTCCGGTTTTGTATCTGAAATCATCTTAACAAAGTACAAAGTCCCCAGGCCTGTGTTGCTCTCGTTGATTCAACTCTTGTCGTGTGTTGGATACCTTCTGATGGCCTTCAACCTCAAGAATTCCATCTATATTGCGTGGATAATAGTCGGGTTTTGCCTGGGCGCTCAGTGGCCATTGCTTTTCGCCATCATTTCTGAGATCTTTGGACTCAAGTACTATTCAACGTTGTTCAATTTCAGCTCGGTTGCGAGCCCGATTGGATCATATCTGCTAAACGTGAGGGTCACCGGTCATCTGTACGACCAAGAGGCAAGGCGGCAGATGGCGGTATTGGGAATCCAGAGGAAGCCTGGCGAGGACTTGAATTGCAGTGGGGTGGAGTGCTTCAAACTCGCCTTCATTATAATCACTGCCGTTACATTTTTCGGTTCGCTTGTGTCGTTCGTCCTTGTGCTTAGGACGAGAGAGTTTTACAAGAGCGATATTTACAACAAGTTCCGGCCTGACGAAGCTGAAGCAGTGGAGATGGAGATGGCTGTGGCCGGCAATGTGGTCAGTGGTTCTTCCGCGGTGAAAGGTTAG